Proteins from one Candidatus Aminicenantes bacterium genomic window:
- a CDS encoding GyrI-like domain-containing protein, with amino-acid sequence MKKALFLMVALSIMTILLPAQEVVIQDTTPFTYAYLECSGSYAQIPAKIGVFMQSFFQQGLAPIGNFFGMYLNSPAQVKEEELQWRLGFPVGADAAVAAPLLKGECKATKIAVYLYVGPYEKVGDAYGKIFEFIEKNGYKTAGPCIEKYLDMNPQAVKPEELRTEINWPVEKK; translated from the coding sequence ATGAAAAAAGCGCTGTTCCTTATGGTCGCCCTTTCGATTATGACAATCCTGCTGCCGGCCCAGGAAGTCGTCATCCAGGATACGACGCCATTCACTTACGCCTACCTGGAATGCAGCGGTTCGTACGCGCAGATCCCGGCCAAGATCGGAGTGTTCATGCAGTCATTCTTCCAGCAGGGGCTGGCGCCGATCGGCAACTTCTTCGGCATGTACCTCAATTCCCCCGCCCAGGTCAAGGAGGAGGAGCTGCAATGGCGGCTGGGCTTCCCCGTCGGTGCCGACGCCGCCGTGGCCGCGCCGCTGTTGAAAGGGGAATGCAAAGCCACCAAGATCGCCGTTTATTTGTATGTTGGGCCTTATGAAAAAGTCGGCGACGCCTACGGCAAGATATTCGAATTCATAGAAAAGAACGGTTATAAAACGGCCGGTCCGTGCATCGAAAAATACCTGGACATGAACCCGCAAGCGGTAAAACCAGAAGAGCTCAGAACCGAGATCAACTGGCCGGTCGAGAAGAAATAA
- a CDS encoding YjjG family noncanonical pyrimidine nucleotidase translates to MKKEYKAIFFDADDTLYDYPGAERAALLACCREFAIAGAPEAFIAVYRRHNRDVWQEFERGETDQAMLRVERFRRLSAELAIPDLPLERVSTFYLETLANQSQLLPGALDLVRELAKRFPLALITNGIASVQNKRFAASPITPFFKAIVISEEVGVAKPDPLIFAPALAKIGVNPGEVLYVGDSVTSDMAAARNAGMDFCWLNPKGIPAPAGPAPSFIIGAIGEFPAL, encoded by the coding sequence TTGAAAAAAGAGTACAAAGCCATCTTCTTCGACGCCGACGACACCCTCTATGACTACCCCGGGGCCGAGCGCGCCGCCCTACTGGCCTGCTGCCGCGAGTTCGCCATCGCCGGCGCGCCGGAAGCGTTCATCGCCGTCTACCGCCGCCACAACCGCGACGTCTGGCAGGAATTCGAGCGCGGCGAAACCGACCAGGCGATGTTGCGCGTCGAGCGCTTTCGCCGCCTGAGCGCCGAGCTGGCGATCCCGGACTTGCCTTTAGAACGGGTCAGCACCTTCTACCTGGAAACCCTGGCGAACCAGTCGCAGCTGCTCCCCGGAGCGCTGGACCTGGTGCGGGAACTGGCGAAAAGATTCCCCCTGGCCCTGATCACCAACGGCATCGCATCCGTCCAGAATAAGCGCTTCGCCGCCTCGCCCATCACCCCCTTTTTCAAGGCCATCGTCATTTCCGAGGAGGTCGGCGTCGCCAAGCCCGATCCGCTCATTTTCGCGCCGGCGCTGGCCAAGATCGGCGTGAACCCCGGCGAGGTCCTCTACGTCGGCGACAGCGTGACATCGGACATGGCCGCGGCGCGCAACGCCGGCATGGACTTCTGCTGGCTCAACCCCAAGGGAATTCCCGCCCCTGCCGGCCCGGCGCCGTCATTCATCATCGGTGCGATTGGAGAATTTCCAGCGCTTTGA
- a CDS encoding thymidine phosphorylase, which yields MANGMYEIISKKRDGHELERGEIAFVIDGYVKGEIPDYQIAAWLMAVYIRGLNDRELADLTEIMLDSGDRIPLASVAGKKIDKHSTGGVGDKISFVVAPLLAACGVRVPMLSGRGLGHTGGTLDKLEAIPGMNVFLGLDRFRAVLADTGMVICGQTDNLGPADKKLYALRDATATVSCIPLIASSIMSKKLALGSDGIVLDVKTGSGAFMREEEDSIRLCRTMVAIGEKTGRPTLGIISNMDQPLGRTVGNALEMIESIEALKGNGTADILEVTFALGWCMLRAAGQELPFDQAVKTFEAAIASGRALAVFRSFIQAQGGDGRVCEDYSLFPTSRLKEDVLAPQAGWIARIDSFAVGMAAIDTGAGRRKKEDAVAHGAGFVFHANVGDKVAKGQKLVTVHSDRPELLASVRERLGAAIRFSRKPVAEPKMVLHLADKTGITPWPY from the coding sequence ATGGCTAACGGCATGTATGAAATCATATCGAAGAAGCGGGACGGGCACGAGCTCGAGCGCGGCGAGATCGCCTTCGTCATCGACGGCTATGTCAAGGGTGAAATCCCCGATTACCAGATCGCGGCCTGGCTGATGGCCGTCTACATCCGCGGCCTGAACGACCGCGAGCTGGCCGACCTGACCGAGATCATGCTCGATTCGGGCGACCGCATTCCCCTGGCCAGCGTGGCCGGCAAGAAGATAGACAAGCACAGCACCGGCGGCGTCGGCGACAAGATCAGTTTCGTCGTCGCCCCGCTGCTCGCCGCCTGCGGCGTCCGCGTGCCCATGCTCTCAGGCCGCGGCCTCGGCCACACCGGCGGCACGCTGGACAAGCTGGAGGCCATTCCGGGCATGAACGTCTTCCTCGGCCTCGACCGTTTCCGCGCCGTCCTCGCCGACACCGGCATGGTCATCTGCGGCCAGACCGACAACCTCGGTCCGGCCGACAAGAAGCTCTACGCCCTGCGCGACGCCACCGCCACCGTCAGCTGCATCCCGTTGATCGCCTCCTCGATCATGAGCAAGAAGCTCGCCCTGGGCTCGGACGGCATCGTGCTCGACGTCAAGACCGGCAGCGGCGCCTTCATGAGGGAGGAGGAGGATTCGATCCGCCTGTGCCGCACCATGGTGGCCATCGGCGAAAAGACGGGCCGCCCCACGCTCGGGATCATCTCGAACATGGACCAGCCGCTCGGCCGGACCGTGGGCAATGCCCTGGAGATGATCGAGTCGATCGAGGCGCTGAAGGGGAACGGCACGGCCGACATCCTCGAGGTCACCTTCGCCCTGGGCTGGTGCATGCTGCGGGCCGCCGGACAGGAGCTGCCCTTTGACCAGGCGGTCAAGACCTTCGAGGCCGCCATCGCCTCGGGCCGGGCGCTGGCCGTTTTCCGGAGCTTCATCCAAGCGCAAGGGGGCGACGGGCGGGTCTGCGAAGACTATTCCCTGTTTCCCACCAGCCGGCTCAAGGAGGATGTGCTGGCGCCGCAAGCGGGCTGGATCGCGCGCATCGACTCCTTCGCCGTGGGCATGGCCGCCATCGACACCGGCGCCGGCCGCCGCAAGAAGGAGGACGCCGTCGCCCACGGTGCCGGCTTTGTCTTCCATGCCAATGTCGGCGACAAGGTCGCGAAGGGGCAGAAACTGGTGACCGTCCACTCCGACCGGCCGGAGCTGCTGGCCTCGGTGCGCGAGCGGTTGGGGGCGGCCATCCGCTTCAGCCGCAAGCCGGTCGCCGAGCCGAAGATGGTCCTGCACCTGGCCGACAAGACGGGGATCACCCCCTGGCCCTACTGA